The DNA segment AAAGCAATAAAAGAGAGCAATTAGAGAGGGAGAAAAACAAACaattgttctctctctctctctttctttcttcctcccgtcAACAAAATATTAAGAAGAGAGagttggctctctctctctctctctttcttccttccttcttgaTGGAAAGGGGAGAAGGGGGCTCGGCCGTAGGTGGCCCACGGCCGGCGACGCTCCATGGTCGTCGGTCTGTGGCGTGCCGGTGGTGCCACGCCCGGCGACGGCGGGCCGGCCGGAACggaagaggagaaggccgaACCAGCTCGGCTTCTCCATCATTCCGGAGGCTTTCCGGCCTCATTCCCAAAGAAGCAAGGGCCAAAAacgaagaaggaggagaagaaggtgctcaccttgcctccggcgagGTCCTCCCGACCGGATCGACGGCAACCGCGTCGATTCCTCCCGCGGCAAGGAAGAACTCCaatctcccttttctttttttttctttttttttcttttttttttttgtgtgtgtggaagggctctcggttgatgccctaggaagagagggaggagattTTGGTAGGGTTTTATCACCCTATAACTCCCTCCGGTGGATTCGGGAGGAGAGGAAAaacttccgaaacaggggagggaggaaTTTCAATCGGGAGACTCCCTCCCCTTTGCATGTGTTGGGCCGCCCTTGCTCAAAGGCTGGCCCAACTCAAATGTGGGCCTTCACATTATTAGCAAAAAACTATTTGGTGGAAGTGGTAATGGCTTTTTCTATTACATGTCATGTGCATATTTGTTTTACGTAATTACGTAATCATATATTATCAACTTCATATACGATGTTGAAAAGAACAAAGTGTAGTACAGCATCCAAAAGTAAATGGGCCCAAACAAGGATTAAACATTATTAAAAATAGTACAAATGACTATAAATTCTAAATCAACCCCAAGCATTAACTGACCATAATCATGTCAAGGGAAAGATGATATGCGCGGCAAATACTATTAAAAATCACAAATATagtatttataaaattttattggTCCAAGATATTTTAGTCCAGTTAATCATAAATTGTTAAGAAAAACAAATTATACTAGATTATTTGATATCATTGGCAAGCAGTGCCCGACTATATTTCATATGATTGTCTCTTCAATCTTGATTCTGTTGCTAATGGAaagatatttaaattttaactgTTTGGTTGGAGAAAAGGGAGATAATTGATGTACTATTTATTTGAGGGTAAGATACACCATTCCAATTAATTCGTGAAAGGAGAATCCAGGGCATGTAAATAAAGTAAGATATTATTTGATATATAATGATGTAGGGAAATGAAACTTTCTTTTATAGTATTGGATGGCATATTTATTTTCCACCTTCATTAAGCAGTTGGAAGAAAGGGACCATGGCAACACATGTTAGGATGAGCCATGGCTTGGTGGTGCTATTTTTAGTAATGACATTGTTATTGTGTTCCAGGCTAAGGTGCGCACCACAAGACAGCATTAGGAGTTGCAACGACACCTCAAGCGATTAAATAAGCCTGCTATCAAGAGCATCAAGGTTTGATCTCTTTTGCCTCATCTTTTATGGGTTTACGTGGTTTTCTTCCCATATTATACATAATTAGTAAAACCGCTTTCAGGAATTGCTacagtattttttttataattttttgtaaAATATAGGGACTCATCGTAGTCATTCCTTGTTAGTGGAAAAAATTTATCTTAATCAGTAATTAATTTTCGATTATCTTTTGTTGAATGTGGAtggcttcctctctctctctctctctctccccccccccccccctgggCCCACTCATAGCAACTTCCCCGTCGAGGAAAATTTTGGATCATCTACTGTACAATGAATggtaaaatttataaaaatattacaaCATTTTATAAAGCAGTGTAGCAAAACCTATTTCTGTAAAATGCTTGCATGATTTCTTAACCCAAAATTAGaacttttgatttattttttaatcaggAATTTTGTTGTGcgcctttaaaaaaaaagttgatatCTTTCGTTTACTCGTAGTAGTGTCATCCGATTTATAGAGGAAAAATTGTTCCTTGTAATTCTTTGGGAATTAAAAATTCTTGAGCTATGCTCTCTATTATTGGTATGATCTCGAGTCCTCTTTCATAGTTTTTACTTTTCTTCCTAGATATTTCTTATTCTCAAATTAGTTCTCCTATTTCTTTTGCATATTAGTTCTCTTCAACTGAAATTTGCAAGTAAAGGACCCTTAtcgaaaatttagaaaattatgtttttattttattctatctCACTATTTTATCAAAAATTGGCTGCACTCATACGCGTGTTGTGTAAGGCgctattgtaccaaaaaaacataaaaaaataaaagttcttTTGGTACTTTATTCGTTCGGTACAATCCTAATTAATATCTAATAAACTTCCTCTTCTATTATACTTATGTACGTGTAGCAATTTGCACTACAATGAGTCTTAATTTCTGGTTTAATTTGTTTTAGTGTTAAtttgttttattctttaaaaaaGAGCCCAGATGGAGATATCATAGACTGCGTCCATATCTCTCATCAGCCTGCCTTTGATCATCCTTTACTCAAAAACCACACTATCCAGGTGTGCTCTCTTTCCCCCCTCACTCTCTCTTCTCCGCAAATTCTACCCCTTTCACTTAATGTTTACACCTGATGGTCTCTTTACTTTGTCTCCACTTTATGcaaaattttcagatgagaCCAAGTTTCAACCCATTTAGCCTATATGACGCGAACAAGGTGGAAAAGGAAACTAGCTCCATAACTCAGCTTTGGCATCAAAATGGGAGGTGCCCCAATGACACCATCCCTATTAGAAGGACGAGAAAGGATGATTTGCTGAGGGCCAGCTCCATCGAAAGATATGGGAAGAAAAGCCACGGTGCAATACCTAATGATGTTTCTGTATCGCATGATGGCTATATACATGAGGTATGTACTCCtgaaaatatatgaaaaatgaGCAGCTTTGGAAGTAGCTCTTAGTTACTTTTCCATTTCCTTCCTCTGCTCCTTGGCCTTTCTCATTTACGTTTGTTAGTGGGTCATTTTGAGCAGCATTCGTTTGCTGTTGCGAATGGACAGCACTATGGGACGTCGGTATTCATGAGTGTGTGGAACCCATACGTCCATGATCCCCTCGAGTTCAGCAATACTCAGCTCTGGTTGTTTGGGGGGCCTTGGGAATTTCTCAATACCGTCGAAGCTGGCTGGCATGGATGCTattgttttaattttaactaaacTGAATGCAGTTTTAATTATGTGGAATTATGAAAgtcctctcttctcttcctgcATTAACTTTAGCTGGCTGCTCTTTGGTATGAAAAAATATCAGGTATATCCAAATCTGTATGGAGATAATAGAACGAGACTATTTACTTACTGGACTGTAAGTAAATATTCCCTCATTTTTTCTTGTCCTCTATGAGTTCTTTCTattaatttcttctttcctcgtGTTCTTGTTCTCTCCTACCTTGCCTTCcatgagttttttttaaaacaaaatagtAATAATTGGACTGTCTTTTTCTTGAGCTTTTTTGCTGTGTTTTCTTCAATTATATGAAGCTAATTAATGACGTGCCATGGACatccttctttttgataaaaatta comes from the Phoenix dactylifera cultivar Barhee BC4 unplaced genomic scaffold, palm_55x_up_171113_PBpolish2nd_filt_p 000774F, whole genome shotgun sequence genome and includes:
- the LOC120104001 gene encoding uncharacterized protein LOC120104001, which encodes MATHELQRHLKRLNKPAIKSIKSPDGDIIDCVHISHQPAFDHPLLKNHTIQMRPSFNPFSLYDANKVEKETSSITQLWHQNGRCPNDTIPIRRTRKDDLLRASSIERYGKKSHGAIPNDVSVSHDGYIHEHSFAVANGQHYGTSVFMSVWNPYVHDPLEFSNTQLWLFGGPWEFLNTVEAGWQVYPNLYGDNRTRLFTYWTNDRYRQTGCYNLLCSAFVQVSNKVALGSSLKPVSNYDGQQYGILVVVYKDQKTGNWWLQFGNKLDIGYWPASLVKHLPHAAGAAWGAEIINLNISSEHTSTVMGSGHFGKEGLRKASLCGNIHILDESLNIKQPPEITLIAESPNCYDVVRAPNSEDLGTHFFYGGPGKSPNCP